A genomic stretch from Caldicellulosiruptoraceae bacterium PP1 includes:
- a CDS encoding NAD(P)/FAD-dependent oxidoreductase → MKEYDVILIGGGASSVSCAEELRRLNKDVSILIISDEDILPYYRTKLPSLINKDIDEKFFIHNKDWFKTNNIDILLNMKVTKIEKEENAVFCNEIKFKYKNLVICSGANPLEIYNITDQKIADRIFYLRNYRNLIQLKNILKDVKNVVIIGSGLLGLEISHELATNYNVKIIEISSRILPKQLDENASKLLANILSSKGIKLYFDSKVDKINYTNNRLQLRLENGDIIDTDIIIITVGVKPNIDFINDINMNKYGIIIDNFARTNISNIYACGDVANFNSPNPGTWNFAVETGKLAANNLLGYAKIYMAQSYPYFLNVFNIPVVSIGDVNDITDANIFEYIDESKKIYKKVIIKDKKIQSFVILNDMKLSSILLSKYKNNEIIDGNPL, encoded by the coding sequence ATGAAAGAATACGACGTAATATTGATTGGTGGGGGTGCCTCATCAGTTTCTTGTGCCGAAGAATTACGAAGATTAAATAAAGATGTTTCAATTTTAATAATTAGTGATGAGGATATATTACCATATTATAGAACAAAGTTACCATCACTTATAAACAAAGATATTGATGAGAAGTTTTTTATTCATAATAAAGATTGGTTTAAAACAAATAATATAGATATTTTACTAAATATGAAAGTAACCAAGATTGAGAAAGAAGAAAATGCTGTATTTTGCAATGAAATAAAATTTAAGTATAAAAATTTGGTAATATGCAGTGGTGCAAATCCGCTTGAAATATACAATATTACCGATCAAAAAATAGCTGACAGAATTTTTTATCTAAGAAATTATAGAAATTTGATTCAATTGAAAAATATACTTAAAGATGTAAAAAATGTAGTAATAATTGGTTCCGGTTTATTAGGACTTGAGATTTCTCATGAATTGGCTACAAATTATAATGTCAAAATAATTGAAATATCTTCAAGGATACTACCAAAGCAATTAGACGAAAATGCATCAAAATTATTAGCAAATATTCTTTCTTCAAAAGGTATTAAACTTTATTTTGATTCAAAAGTAGATAAAATAAATTATACTAATAACAGATTACAGCTAAGATTAGAAAATGGAGATATTATAGATACAGACATTATAATAATAACTGTTGGTGTAAAACCAAATATTGATTTTATAAATGATATAAATATGAATAAATATGGTATTATAATTGACAATTTTGCAAGAACAAACATTAGTAATATATATGCTTGCGGAGATGTTGCAAACTTTAATTCACCAAATCCAGGTACTTGGAATTTTGCAGTTGAAACAGGAAAATTAGCAGCTAATAACTTATTAGGTTATGCAAAAATTTATATGGCTCAAAGTTATCCATATTTTCTTAATGTATTTAATATTCCTGTTGTTTCAATTGGAGACGTTAATGATATAACTGATGCTAATATATTTGAATATATTGATGAAAGTAAAAAGATATATAAAAAAGTAATAATTAAAGATAAAAAAATACAATCATTTGTTATTCTAAATGATATGAAACTTTCATCTATTCTTTTAAGTAAATACAAAAACAATGAAATTATTGATGGAAACCCATTATAA
- a CDS encoding FprA family A-type flavoprotein, translating into MSYIKLKDNIYMVGVQDPNLRIFDIIMHTKYGTSYNSYLILGSEKIALVETVKNKFFDQFLDNVKQIIDPVKIDYLIVNHTEPDHSGSIEKLLDINPDLKIFGSSAAIKFLKKISNKEFDSEIVKENDIIDLGNKTVKFISAPFLHWPDSIYSYAIEDKILFTCDSFGCHYSSNWIDDKSVLEKDREGFLDAYKYYYDVIMSPFKNYVLQAIDKIKDLDIEIIATGHGPILKKEKDMLINLYKNWSEDLINKPEKPYIVIAYVSAYGYTEMIAKEIEKGIKSHGIFDVFVYNVIENNINEIINKVYKAEGILFGSPTINADALLPIYEILIRLNPIVHSGKHAAAFGSYGWSGEAVGNIENRLKQLRFKLFEPGLKVNFKPNTDELKKAYDFGFNFSVTVAEKLNIK; encoded by the coding sequence ATGAGCTACATAAAACTAAAAGATAATATTTATATGGTTGGAGTGCAAGATCCAAATCTGCGGATTTTTGATATTATAATGCATACTAAATATGGTACATCTTATAACTCTTATCTTATTCTTGGTAGTGAAAAGATTGCATTAGTAGAAACAGTTAAAAATAAGTTTTTTGATCAATTTTTAGATAATGTAAAACAAATTATTGATCCTGTTAAGATAGATTATCTAATTGTAAATCACACAGAACCAGATCACTCAGGCTCTATAGAAAAATTGCTTGACATAAATCCAGACCTCAAAATATTTGGTAGTAGTGCTGCTATTAAATTTTTGAAAAAAATATCTAATAAAGAGTTTGATTCAGAAATAGTAAAGGAAAATGATATTATTGATTTAGGCAATAAAACAGTAAAATTTATTTCAGCTCCTTTTTTGCATTGGCCAGATTCAATATATAGCTATGCCATTGAAGATAAAATATTATTTACTTGTGATTCCTTTGGATGTCACTATAGTTCAAATTGGATAGATGATAAATCAGTGCTTGAAAAAGATAGAGAAGGATTTTTGGATGCATATAAGTATTATTATGATGTAATTATGTCACCATTTAAGAACTATGTTTTACAAGCTATTGATAAAATTAAGGATCTTGATATTGAAATTATTGCTACAGGACATGGGCCAATTTTGAAAAAAGAAAAGGACATGTTAATAAACTTATACAAAAATTGGTCAGAAGATCTAATTAATAAGCCTGAAAAACCTTATATTGTTATTGCTTATGTTTCAGCTTATGGATATACAGAAATGATTGCAAAAGAGATTGAAAAAGGAATTAAAAGTCATGGTATTTTTGATGTTTTTGTTTACAATGTAATAGAAAATAATATAAATGAGATTATTAATAAAGTTTACAAAGCAGAAGGAATACTTTTTGGATCTCCAACTATAAATGCAGATGCACTGCTTCCAATTTATGAAATATTAATAAGGCTTAATCCGATAGTTCATTCTGGAAAGCATGCTGCAGCATTTGGATCTTATGGTTGGAGTGGTGAAGCTGTTGGCAATATAGAGAATAGGTTGAAACAATTAAGATTTAAGTTATTTGAACCAGGACTTAAGGTTAATTTTAAACCTAACACAGATGAACTGAAGAAAGCATATGATTTTGGTTTTAATTTCTCTGTAACTGTTGCAGAAAAGCTAAATATAAAATAA
- a CDS encoding AEC family transporter translates to MKTEIFILLKNIIYLFFVIFIGYITYKKKIIDENVKDSISTLIVKITAPILLFTTISNTKFSINILHDVIILIISAFFIISFLILMGYVSAKIFKLEGKTKYSHIFCSSFGNTGFLAYPLLLALYGEKGIFYAASYNIMHDFLSWSLGVRLMNKHNGHNNGSGFLNPNSISILLGFLVFLIKGLFNLNDNIVIKFIYDAFNPLGKTTIYLSMLFIGCLLADVSFNKAFKTYSIYSIILIKMILLPISIMFFLSLFDINRFTKLIMVMQTAMPTATISSVLAYRYNSDSEYAVKSIMLTTSIALITLPSILYIFELLY, encoded by the coding sequence TTGAAAACAGAAATTTTTATACTTTTAAAGAATATTATTTATTTATTTTTTGTTATATTTATTGGGTACATTACATATAAGAAAAAAATCATTGATGAAAATGTTAAAGATTCAATAAGCACATTAATTGTAAAAATTACTGCCCCAATATTACTCTTTACAACAATTTCTAATACAAAATTTTCAATAAATATACTTCATGACGTAATAATATTAATTATCTCAGCTTTTTTTATTATTTCGTTTCTGATTTTAATGGGATATGTTTCAGCAAAAATATTTAAGCTTGAAGGAAAAACTAAGTATAGCCATATTTTCTGTTCATCATTTGGAAATACAGGATTTTTAGCATATCCATTATTATTAGCTCTATATGGTGAAAAAGGTATTTTCTATGCTGCATCATATAATATAATGCATGATTTTCTATCATGGTCTTTAGGCGTAAGATTAATGAATAAGCATAATGGACATAATAATGGAAGTGGTTTTCTAAATCCTAACTCAATATCAATATTATTAGGTTTTTTAGTATTTTTAATAAAAGGACTTTTTAATTTAAATGACAATATAGTGATTAAGTTTATATATGATGCTTTTAACCCATTAGGAAAAACAACTATTTACTTATCTATGCTATTTATTGGATGTTTATTAGCAGATGTTTCATTCAATAAAGCATTTAAAACGTATTCAATTTACAGTATTATTCTAATAAAAATGATATTACTTCCCATTTCTATAATGTTTTTTTTATCATTATTTGATATAAATAGATTTACAAAGTTAATAATGGTAATGCAAACTGCTATGCCAACTGCTACAATAAGTTCTGTTTTGGCGTATAGATATAATTCTGACAGTGAATATGCTGTCAAATCAATTATGCTTACAACCTCAATAGCGTTAATTACTTTACCTTCAATTCTTTATATTTTCGAACTACTTTATTAG
- the guaA gene encoding glutamine-hydrolyzing GMP synthase, protein MNNEIIIILDFGGQYDQLIARRVREANVYCEILPYNSSIEKIKGKSPKGIIFTGGPSSVFSENAPTISNEIFELGIPILGICYGNQLIAHLLGGKVSKALFREYGKTKIKYNTQSKLLSGLNENSICWMSHTDFIEELPNGFSSIASTENCPIAAIENTEKNIYGVQFHPEVVHTENGSLIIKNFLYNICECKGLWQTQSFIKDKIEEIKNVIDGKKAICALSGGVDSSVAAVLVSKAIGKNLYCIFVDHGLLRKNEADEVMETFSRFDMNLIKVDAKDRFLQALKGVTDPEKKRKIIGEEFIRVFEEEAKKLGNIDILIQGTIYPDVVESGIGDAAIIKSHHNVGGLPERMKFDKIIEPLRELFKDEVRKVGTELGIPDNIINRQPFPGPGLAIRIIGDITEQKLEILREADYIFRKGIKLSGLENDIWQYFAVLTNLKSVGVMGDERTYDYTIALRAVTSIDGMTADWAKIPFDVLENISNEIVNNVKYVNRVVYDITTKPPATIEWE, encoded by the coding sequence TTGAATAATGAAATTATTATTATTCTTGATTTTGGTGGCCAATACGATCAATTAATTGCAAGGAGAGTAAGAGAAGCAAATGTTTATTGCGAAATTCTTCCTTACAACTCATCAATAGAAAAGATAAAAGGTAAGTCACCAAAAGGAATTATTTTTACTGGTGGACCATCAAGTGTGTTTAGTGAAAATGCTCCTACAATATCAAATGAAATATTTGAATTAGGAATACCAATACTTGGTATTTGTTATGGTAATCAATTAATTGCCCATTTATTAGGCGGAAAGGTTTCTAAAGCTTTATTTAGAGAATATGGAAAAACAAAAATTAAATATAATACACAATCAAAACTTTTAAGTGGATTAAACGAAAATTCAATTTGTTGGATGAGTCATACAGACTTTATTGAAGAATTACCAAATGGATTTTCTTCTATTGCTTCAACTGAAAACTGCCCAATAGCTGCTATTGAAAATACTGAAAAAAATATTTATGGTGTTCAATTTCATCCAGAGGTAGTTCATACCGAGAATGGTTCTTTAATAATTAAAAATTTCTTATACAATATATGTGAATGTAAAGGATTATGGCAAACTCAATCTTTCATAAAAGATAAAATTGAAGAAATTAAAAATGTAATAGATGGTAAAAAAGCTATATGTGCCTTATCAGGTGGCGTTGATTCATCAGTTGCTGCTGTTTTAGTAAGTAAAGCAATTGGAAAGAATTTATATTGTATTTTTGTTGATCATGGTTTATTAAGGAAAAATGAAGCTGATGAAGTAATGGAAACATTTAGTCGTTTTGATATGAATCTAATAAAAGTTGATGCAAAGGATAGATTTTTACAAGCTCTAAAAGGAGTCACAGATCCAGAGAAAAAAAGAAAAATAATAGGTGAAGAATTTATTAGAGTTTTTGAGGAAGAAGCTAAAAAATTAGGTAATATTGATATTCTAATACAGGGAACAATTTACCCTGATGTTGTTGAAAGTGGCATTGGTGATGCAGCAATAATAAAAAGTCATCATAATGTTGGTGGACTTCCAGAAAGAATGAAATTTGATAAAATAATCGAACCACTAAGAGAATTATTTAAAGATGAAGTAAGAAAAGTAGGAACTGAGCTAGGTATACCAGATAATATTATAAATAGGCAACCTTTTCCTGGTCCAGGCCTTGCTATTAGAATAATAGGTGATATTACAGAGCAAAAACTTGAAATATTGAGAGAAGCAGACTATATTTTTAGAAAAGGAATAAAACTATCCGGCTTAGAAAATGATATATGGCAATACTTTGCCGTTTTAACAAACCTAAAAAGTGTTGGTGTAATGGGTGATGAAAGAACATATGACTATACTATTGCTTTGAGAGCTGTAACTAGTATTGATGGTATGACTGCTGATTGGGCTAAAATACCTTTTGATGTTCTTGAAAATATTTCAAATGAGATTGTAAATAATGTGAAGTATGTTAATAGAGTTGTATATGATATTACAACAAAACCGCCAGCAACAATTGAGTGGGAATAA
- a CDS encoding F0F1 ATP synthase subunit A: MHESTDFLSKVIFTIPIGRGLKVYGAVIEMWGVMAFLILLAVILSSNLQLIPKGKQVIGELIVDSFNRITKEFVGHYWRIFAPYLGTLFLFLLGMNLLGLFGLKPPTSKLEVTACFGLMSITVLLLSSIILKGPIGWFKWLFQPIFIMFPFKVLDYLTRTLSLSARLFGNILAGVIIMELIYDKLLHSKIIPVVIPAAASIYFDIFDGVLQALVFTFLSLIYLHEALED; encoded by the coding sequence TTGCATGAGTCAACAGATTTTCTAAGTAAGGTTATATTTACTATACCAATAGGTAGAGGACTTAAAGTATATGGTGCAGTAATAGAGATGTGGGGTGTTATGGCATTTTTAATATTATTAGCAGTAATCCTATCATCCAACTTACAACTAATTCCTAAAGGTAAGCAGGTAATTGGTGAACTTATTGTTGATTCTTTTAACAGAATAACAAAGGAATTTGTTGGACACTATTGGAGAATATTTGCACCATATTTAGGAACACTATTTTTATTTTTATTAGGAATGAATTTGCTTGGTCTATTTGGGTTAAAACCACCTACAAGCAAATTAGAAGTTACAGCTTGTTTTGGTTTAATGTCTATAACAGTATTATTGCTATCATCAATTATACTAAAAGGACCTATTGGATGGTTTAAATGGTTATTTCAGCCAATATTTATTATGTTTCCATTTAAAGTATTGGACTATTTAACACGAACATTATCATTATCAGCACGACTATTTGGTAATATTCTTGCTGGAGTTATTATAATGGAATTAATCTATGATAAGTTACTTCATTCAAAAATAATTCCAGTTGTAATTCCAGCAGCTGCATCAATATATTTTGATATATTTGATGGCGTATTACAAGCTTTAGTATTTACTTTTTTATCCTTAATATATTTACATGAAGCATTAGAAGATTAA
- the atpE gene encoding ATP synthase F0 subunit C: MNGIGAGIAMLAGLGAGIGIGIATGKASEAVGRQPESFGRILVIFGFGAALAEAVAIYALIIAFQLVGKA; the protein is encoded by the coding sequence ATGAATGGAATAGGTGCTGGTATAGCAATGTTAGCAGGTTTAGGTGCCGGAATAGGTATAGGAATAGCAACAGGTAAAGCTTCAGAAGCAGTTGGTAGACAACCAGAATCATTTGGTAGAATATTAGTTATTTTTGGTTTTGGTGCTGCTTTAGCAGAAGCTGTTGCTATTTATGCTCTTATAATTGCATTCCAATTAGTTGGCAAAGCTTAA
- the atpF gene encoding F0F1 ATP synthase subunit B, whose protein sequence is MNFDIEFFKSTVFWSIINFIILLIVFKFLLFNRITQFMDKRTDMVQEQLEFASKSKEEAIELKEQSQKILNDSYTKANEIIEKATQEAQKQASLIIEQAKLDAQKIIETTKKELEVEKKRQINELKNQFVSIALSAASKVIEKNLSTEENRKMVEDIFDEAGVA, encoded by the coding sequence ATGAATTTTGATATAGAATTTTTTAAAAGCACTGTTTTTTGGTCTATAATAAATTTTATTATTTTACTTATAGTTTTTAAATTTTTATTATTTAATAGAATAACACAGTTTATGGATAAACGTACTGATATGGTACAAGAACAACTCGAGTTTGCATCTAAATCCAAAGAAGAAGCTATTGAGCTTAAAGAACAAAGTCAAAAAATTTTAAATGATTCTTATACCAAAGCAAATGAAATTATAGAAAAAGCAACACAAGAAGCCCAAAAACAAGCTTCATTAATAATCGAACAAGCAAAGTTAGATGCTCAAAAAATAATTGAAACAACTAAAAAAGAGCTTGAAGTTGAAAAGAAGAGACAAATAAATGAATTAAAGAATCAATTTGTTTCAATAGCACTTTCTGCTGCATCTAAAGTAATCGAAAAGAATTTATCAACCGAAGAAAACAGAAAAATGGTTGAGGATATTTTTGATGAGGCAGGGGTTGCATAA
- the atpH gene encoding ATP synthase F1 subunit delta — translation MIAAKRYAEGLIELAKETNKLDIFMNDMNLISIVCKDKQFLNAYISPNIKKEEKKNIIDRLFKNKIDRYSLNLLYILIDKKREILLPFIPYYYKILYDKINGFVDVVISTPIDLNNTILEKISKWLKKNYNIEKPRFEIKIDKKLIGGIKLYFNNIEVDASIFGTLENIKKQLIQKVI, via the coding sequence ATGATAGCTGCTAAAAGATACGCTGAAGGATTAATTGAACTTGCCAAGGAGACAAACAAATTAGATATTTTTATGAATGATATGAATTTAATTAGTATAGTGTGTAAAGATAAACAATTTCTTAACGCTTATATTTCACCAAATATAAAAAAAGAAGAGAAAAAAAATATCATTGATAGGTTATTTAAAAACAAGATTGATAGATATTCACTCAATTTATTATATATTCTAATTGACAAAAAAAGGGAAATATTATTACCCTTTATTCCTTATTATTACAAGATATTATATGATAAAATTAATGGTTTTGTTGATGTTGTGATATCTACACCTATTGATTTAAATAATACTATTTTGGAAAAAATATCAAAATGGTTAAAGAAAAATTACAACATAGAAAAACCACGATTTGAGATTAAGATAGATAAGAAACTTATTGGAGGAATTAAACTTTACTTTAATAATATTGAGGTTGATGCATCTATTTTCGGAACTTTAGAAAATATTAAAAAACAACTAATCCAAAAAGTTATTTAG